One Panicum virgatum strain AP13 chromosome 3N, P.virgatum_v5, whole genome shotgun sequence DNA segment encodes these proteins:
- the LOC120665679 gene encoding peptide chain release factor PrfB3, chloroplastic-like: MAAAASPAACARASGPRAGARLAVRTAALPADGRGDGTASYKELGLYFLKKRIEDAVVRVETTASSALELEEARRIKQEEVLRKRNLWDNPAKSHETLSALADAIRVVDHLKDLRFKAEEAKLISQLSEMDAINGELFKQAYKSSVDASEYLDRYQMYKLLNGPYDKEGACIIVTAVSDGVASELWAAKVFGMYTSWARKQGCKVGLIEKISSMSGHVRTLAMEIESEYMFGILSGEKGMHRMIYSSLENSDKYQALSARVDVIPLFLDRPINLHLDDNDIEIAPSPSSECKKRDSRNCAAVSVQHKPSGVTAESSGERSYFANKLKATSRLKAKLLLLARELGVSDMKMMNKQAIKDICSRETRRYTFGPQKLVHDLNTGNQLSDLNLVLEGEIEQFIRGRIIARQ; this comes from the exons ATGGCtgcggcggcctcgccggcaGCGTGCGCTCGGGCATCCGGACCCCGCGCGGGGGCCCGCCTCGCCGTCCGCACCGCAGCCCTCCCGGCGGACGGGCGCGGCGACGGCACCGCCTCTTACAAGGAGCTCG GTCTGTACTTCTTGAAAAAGAGGATTGAAGACGCAGTTGTCCGGGTTGAAACCACCGCATCCAGTGCTCTGGAGTTGGAGGAAGCACGGAGAATTAAGCAGGAAGAAGTACTGCGGAAGCGTAACTTGTGGGATAATCCAGCTAAGTCACATGAGACGCTCTCTGCTCTGGCAGATGCCATCAGGGTGGTCGACCATCTGAAAGATCTTCGCTTCAAG GCTGAAGAGGCAAAGTTGATAAGTCAACTATCAGAGATGGATGCCATAAATGGTGAGCTATTTAAGCAAGCATACAAATCTTCAGTAGATGCTAGCGAGTATCTAGATCGCTACCAGATGTACAAGCTTCTTAATGGTCCATACGACAAGGAAGGAGCTTGTATTATTGTTACTGCAGTATCAGATGGTGTTGCTTCTGAG CTATGGGCAGCGAAGGTCTTTGGCATGTATACAAGTTGGGCACGGAAGCAAGGTTGCAAGGTTGGATTGATTGAGAAGATTTCTTCAATGAGTGGCCATGTCCGGACTTTAGCGATGGAGATTGAATCAGAGTACATGTTTGGCATCCTTTCTGGAGAAAAAGGAATGCATCGAATGATATACTCGTCCCTTGAAAATTCTGATAAATATCAG GCCTTATCAGCTAGAGTAGACGTAATTCCCCTCTTCTTGGATAGGCCAATTAATCTTCACTTGGATGACAATGATATAGAGATCGCTCCCTCACCTTCTTCTGAATGTAAGAAGCGAGATAGCAGAAACTGTGCTGCTGTCAGTGTTCAACACAAACCAAGTGGAGTCACTGCTGAAAGTTCAG GTGAGAGAAGCTATTTTGCAAACAAGCTAAAAGCTACGAGTAGGTTGAAAGCAAAGCTCCTTTTATTAGCAAGAGAATTGGGAGTATCAGACATGAAGATGATGAACAAACAAGCTATAAAGGATATATGCAGCCGTGAAACACGAAGGTACACATTTGGGCCTCAGAAATTGGTCCATGATCTCAACACAGGCAACCAGTTATCAGATTTGAACTTGGTTCTGGAAGGTGAAATAGAGCAATTCATTAGAGGTCGAATTATCGCTAGACAATGA